The Nocardioides marmorisolisilvae genomic interval GGTCGAGCAGGTGGTGCCGGATCCCGCGCCGCTCGGCCACCGGCAGCTTCGCCGTACCGATGTCCATGCCGCGGTAGACCTGCATCGCGTCGGTGTTGACCACCTCACCACCGAGGCGCTCGGCGAGCTCGAGAGCCAGGTCGCTCTTGCCGGCCGCGGTGCTGCCGACGACGGCCAGCACCCTGCTCTGCGCACCTCCCATGTGATAAGTCTGTCAGGCTGGCGACAGTCGCCGGCAGATCATCTCGGAGGTACTCATGGGATTTCTCGACGACGCCAAGGACAAGGCTGCCGGCCTGCTCGGCGACAACAAGGACAAGGTCGGTGAGGGCGTGGACAAGGTGGCCGGCATCGCCGACGAGAAGACCGGTGGCACGTTCACCGACCAGATCGACCAGGGTGCCGACCAGGCCAAGGACGCTCTCGGCAACCTCGACGGCTGATTGAGATGAGCCGCTTCACCGTCGTGCCGGCGGCGTACGTCTATCTCCGGCGCGATGGTGAGGTGCTCCT includes:
- a CDS encoding antitoxin; translated protein: MGFLDDAKDKAAGLLGDNKDKVGEGVDKVAGIADEKTGGTFTDQIDQGADQAKDALGNLDG